The proteins below are encoded in one region of Streptomyces roseirectus:
- a CDS encoding bifunctional glycosyltransferase/CDP-glycerol:glycerophosphate glycerophosphotransferase yields the protein MPRFSVIVPAYQVQAYLHECLDSVLSQSYGDFELIAVDDGSPDACGEIIDEYAARDARVVALRLPQNAGLGAARNAGIARARGDYLVFLDGDDTLVPDALRAIADRLKETGEPEVLVYDHANVHWSGERTRAAFAGQLTEQGPAPFRLEDRPGLLRVLMVAWNKAVRRDFAARAGLVFPPGYYEDTPWSYPALMAAESIATLDRACVHYRQRRQGNILSTTSRKHFDVFDQYDRVFAYVEQRPELARWKPVLFRRMVDHLSTVFTRPGRLPREDRAEFLRNARAHYRRYRVPGARVPLRSRLRHSLVHFGMHRTYRVVQAAMALRERTGRLCAKALRALRAALLQLHYRVQLKLPLRTDSAVFSAYWGRGYGCNPGALESAFRVFAPHVRTAWIANSRYQHTIPPGPRRIAPGTAAYWTALARSKYLVNNVNFDRRLVKRPGQVFVQTQHGTPLKHMGLDLQDHPAAGRDIDFAELLRGVDKWDYVVSANRHTTLTWQRVYPGGYETLETGYPRNDLLLQATSDDVARIRASLGIPHDTVALLYAPTHRDYRRSQRVSLDLERVLARLGDGFTILARAHYWQPDVLPRGGRVIDVTDHPSVESLCLAADALVTDYSSIMFDYAVLDRPIVVHADDWEAYEAARGTYFDLRAFPPGAVARSEDELIDIFATGHWRGSRSAELRAAFRDRFCPYDDGRAAERVVRRVVLGEDPATLPPVVPLTGRSAAAPARAGIPRPVEGNSVPVRGR from the coding sequence TTGCCCAGGTTCAGTGTCATCGTCCCCGCGTACCAGGTCCAGGCGTATCTGCACGAATGCCTCGATTCCGTGCTGTCGCAGTCGTACGGCGACTTCGAACTCATCGCCGTGGACGACGGATCGCCGGACGCCTGCGGCGAGATCATCGACGAGTACGCGGCCCGCGACGCCCGCGTGGTCGCCCTGCGCCTGCCGCAGAACGCCGGTCTGGGCGCGGCCCGCAACGCCGGGATCGCGCGGGCCCGCGGCGACTACCTGGTCTTTCTCGACGGCGACGACACCCTCGTCCCGGACGCGCTGCGGGCGATCGCCGACCGGCTGAAGGAGACGGGCGAGCCGGAGGTCCTGGTCTACGACCACGCGAACGTCCACTGGAGCGGCGAGCGCACCCGTGCCGCGTTCGCGGGGCAGCTCACCGAGCAGGGTCCGGCCCCGTTCCGGCTGGAGGACCGGCCGGGGCTGCTGCGGGTTTTGATGGTCGCCTGGAACAAGGCCGTCCGCCGTGACTTCGCCGCCCGCGCGGGCCTCGTCTTCCCTCCGGGGTACTACGAGGACACTCCCTGGAGTTACCCCGCGCTGATGGCCGCCGAGTCGATCGCGACGCTGGACCGCGCGTGCGTCCACTACCGTCAGCGCCGCCAGGGCAACATCCTCTCCACCACGAGCCGCAAGCACTTCGACGTCTTCGACCAGTACGACCGCGTCTTCGCGTACGTCGAGCAGCGTCCCGAACTCGCCCGCTGGAAGCCGGTGTTGTTCCGCCGCATGGTCGACCACCTCTCGACGGTGTTCACCCGGCCGGGCCGCCTGCCCCGGGAGGACCGCGCCGAGTTCCTGCGCAACGCCCGCGCCCACTACCGCCGTTACCGGGTCCCCGGCGCCAGGGTCCCGCTGCGCTCCCGGCTGCGCCACTCCCTCGTCCACTTCGGCATGCACCGCACCTACCGGGTAGTGCAGGCGGCGATGGCGCTGCGCGAGCGGACCGGACGGCTGTGCGCGAAGGCCCTGCGCGCGCTGCGGGCCGCGCTCCTCCAACTCCACTACCGCGTCCAGCTGAAGCTCCCCCTGCGCACCGACTCGGCGGTTTTCTCGGCGTATTGGGGGCGCGGGTACGGCTGCAACCCGGGCGCGTTGGAGTCGGCGTTCCGGGTGTTCGCGCCGCACGTGCGCACGGCGTGGATCGCCAACTCCCGTTACCAGCACACGATTCCGCCGGGCCCGCGCCGCATCGCGCCCGGCACGGCCGCGTACTGGACGGCGCTGGCCCGCTCCAAGTACCTGGTGAACAACGTCAACTTCGACCGCAGGCTGGTGAAGCGGCCCGGCCAGGTCTTCGTGCAGACCCAGCACGGCACCCCGCTCAAGCACATGGGCCTCGACCTCCAGGACCACCCGGCGGCCGGCCGTGACATCGACTTCGCGGAGCTGCTGCGGGGCGTCGACAAGTGGGACTACGTCGTCTCCGCGAACCGGCACACCACCCTCACCTGGCAGCGGGTCTACCCCGGCGGCTACGAGACCCTGGAGACCGGCTACCCCCGCAACGACCTTCTGTTGCAGGCGACTTCGGACGACGTCGCGCGCATCCGTGCCTCCCTGGGCATCCCGCACGACACGGTCGCCCTCCTGTATGCCCCCACCCACCGCGACTACCGGCGCTCTCAGCGCGTCTCCCTCGACCTGGAGCGGGTCCTCGCCCGGCTCGGCGACGGGTTCACGATCCTGGCCCGCGCGCACTACTGGCAGCCGGACGTCCTGCCGCGCGGCGGCCGGGTCATCGACGTCACGGACCATCCGAGCGTCGAGTCTTTGTGCCTCGCGGCGGACGCGCTCGTCACCGACTACTCGTCGATCATGTTCGACTACGCGGTCCTGGACCGGCCGATCGTCGTCCACGCGGACGACTGGGAGGCGTACGAGGCGGCCCGGGGAACCTACTTCGACCTGCGTGCCTTCCCGCCCGGCGCGGTCGCGCGCAGCGAGGACGAGCTGATCGACATCTTCGCCACCGGCCACTGGCGCGGCTCCCGCTCCGCCGAGCTGCGCGCCGCGTTCCGCGACCGCTTCTGCCCCTACGACGACGGCCGCGCCGCCGAACGCGTCGTGCGGCGCGTGGTGTTGGGCGAGGACCCGGCGACGCTGCCGCCGGTCGTGCCGCTGACCGGGCGCAGTGCCGCGGCGCCGGCGCGGGCGGGGATCCCCCGGCCGGTGGAGGGCAACTCGGTGCCGGTGCGGGG
- a CDS encoding carbohydrate ABC transporter permease: MIAKLVEKVNSGAVRVVLVVVGVFWLVPTIGLLLSSLRTPEEMNASGWWKVFAEPSQLTFGAYEKLLENSDITDSILNTVLITVPATVLVVVIGALAGYAFAWMEFPGRDWWFLGVVGLLVVPVQVALIPIAELFGKLGLFGSVFGVILFHTGFGLPFAVFLLRNFFAEIPRELLEAARLDGAGELRLFARVVLPLGGPAIASLGIFQFLWVWNDMLIALVFTDADSQPITVALQTQVRQFGNNIDILAPGAFISMVIPLAVFFAFQRQFVSGVMAGAVK; this comes from the coding sequence GTGATCGCGAAACTGGTCGAGAAGGTCAACAGCGGCGCCGTCCGCGTCGTCCTGGTCGTCGTCGGGGTGTTCTGGCTGGTGCCGACGATCGGGCTGCTGCTGTCGTCGCTGCGGACGCCGGAGGAGATGAACGCGAGCGGCTGGTGGAAGGTGTTCGCCGAGCCGTCCCAACTCACCTTCGGGGCCTACGAGAAGCTGCTGGAGAACAGCGACATCACGGACTCGATCCTCAACACGGTGCTGATCACGGTGCCGGCGACGGTGCTGGTCGTCGTCATCGGGGCGCTCGCCGGATACGCGTTCGCGTGGATGGAGTTCCCGGGGCGGGACTGGTGGTTCCTGGGCGTGGTGGGCCTGTTGGTGGTGCCGGTGCAGGTGGCGCTGATCCCGATCGCCGAACTCTTCGGGAAACTGGGGCTGTTCGGCTCGGTGTTCGGGGTGATCCTGTTCCACACGGGGTTCGGGCTGCCGTTCGCGGTGTTCCTGCTGCGCAACTTCTTCGCGGAGATCCCGCGTGAACTCCTGGAGGCCGCGCGGCTCGACGGGGCGGGTGAACTCCGGCTGTTCGCACGGGTGGTGCTGCCGCTGGGCGGTCCGGCGATCGCGAGCCTGGGCATCTTCCAGTTCCTGTGGGTGTGGAACGACATGCTGATCGCGCTGGTGTTCACGGACGCCGACAGCCAGCCGATCACGGTCGCGCTCCAGACGCAGGTCAGGCAGTTCGGCAACAACATCGACATCCTGGCGCCGGGCGCGTTCATCTCGATGGTCATCCCGCTGGCCGTGTTCTTCGCGTTCCAGCGGCAGTTCGTGTCGGGGGTGATGGCGGGAGCCGTGAAGTAG
- a CDS encoding sugar ABC transporter permease, translating to MTGTRRTVAALFLLPALVLLGALVVYPIGYSVVRSLYDQSGDTFAGFDNYQSLFTDDGIRTALKNNVIWVVFAPALTTALGLIFAVLTERVRWGTAFKLVVFMPMAISMLAAGIIFRLVYDQDPDKGVANAVWVGVHDTFAQSSAFPKAHPGRQSPLVADGGGFITKSPVSVGDPVTLPLVGVAPDQMPDDAKRAALRAPEPGKVTGVAWQDFTRGKGVGRLGQPDAEELGYAGMRVEAVKDGKVVASTTARGDGSFTLPDSADGAQLRLPASNFSEPYNGLDWLGPSLVTPAIIGSYVWMWAGFAMVLIAAGLASVPRELMEAARVDGANEWQVFRRVTVPMLAPVLAVVTVTLMINVLKVFDLVFIIAPGSSQDDANVLALELYRKGFSEDQPGVASAIAVFLLLLVIPVMWFNVRRLRREVRR from the coding sequence GTGACCGGCACCAGGCGGACGGTCGCGGCACTGTTCCTGCTGCCCGCCCTGGTGCTGCTCGGCGCGCTCGTGGTGTACCCGATCGGGTACTCGGTCGTCAGGAGTCTCTACGACCAGTCGGGCGACACCTTCGCCGGATTCGACAACTACCAGTCGCTCTTCACGGACGACGGCATCCGAACGGCCCTGAAGAACAACGTCATCTGGGTGGTGTTCGCGCCGGCCCTGACCACCGCGCTCGGTCTGATCTTCGCGGTGCTGACCGAACGGGTGCGCTGGGGAACGGCGTTCAAGCTGGTCGTCTTCATGCCGATGGCCATCTCGATGCTCGCGGCCGGGATCATCTTCCGGCTGGTGTACGACCAGGACCCGGACAAGGGGGTCGCGAACGCGGTCTGGGTGGGCGTGCACGACACGTTCGCCCAGTCCTCGGCGTTCCCGAAGGCGCACCCGGGACGCCAGTCGCCGCTGGTCGCGGACGGGGGCGGTTTCATCACCAAGTCGCCGGTGAGCGTGGGCGATCCGGTCACCCTGCCGCTGGTCGGCGTCGCCCCCGACCAGATGCCGGACGACGCGAAGCGCGCCGCGCTCAGGGCGCCGGAGCCGGGCAAGGTCACCGGCGTCGCCTGGCAGGACTTCACGCGCGGCAAGGGCGTCGGACGCCTCGGGCAGCCGGACGCCGAGGAGTTGGGGTACGCCGGGATGCGCGTCGAGGCGGTGAAGGACGGCAAGGTCGTCGCGTCCACGACGGCGCGCGGCGACGGCTCGTTCACGCTGCCCGACTCCGCGGACGGTGCTCAACTGCGGTTGCCCGCGAGCAACTTCAGCGAGCCGTACAACGGACTCGACTGGCTGGGCCCGTCGTTGGTGACACCGGCGATCATCGGCTCGTACGTCTGGATGTGGGCCGGGTTCGCGATGGTGCTCATCGCGGCCGGACTGGCCAGCGTGCCACGGGAGTTGATGGAGGCCGCGCGGGTGGACGGGGCGAACGAGTGGCAGGTGTTCCGGCGCGTCACCGTCCCGATGCTCGCGCCGGTCCTCGCCGTCGTCACCGTCACGCTGATGATCAACGTGCTCAAGGTGTTCGACCTGGTGTTCATCATCGCGCCGGGTTCCTCGCAGGACGACGCGAACGTCCTCGCCCTCGAGCTGTACCGCAAGGGTTTCTCGGAGGACCAGCCCGGGGTCGCGAGCGCCATCGCGGTGTTCCTGCTGCTGCTCGTCATCCCGGTGATGTGGTTCAACGTCCGGCGGCTGCGGCGGGAGGTGCGGCGGTGA
- a CDS encoding ABC transporter substrate-binding protein has translation MRSSTSRTVKTAAATFLAGALTLSLTSCGSDDDSPSGGESSSKGTETTTGSGLTLPKLNGTTLEVAAVWSGGEQANFKKVLAEFEKRTGAKVTFVPAQDPIINFLGSKIAGGKPPDIALLPQPGAIKQAVDRGWAKPVTGDALKEVQKNYSQGWQDIGKVGGKQYGVYYKAANKSLVWYNAKVFENAGATEPKTWSELLATAQTVYDSGVTPFSVPGADGWPLTDWFENVYLSQAGPEKYDQLTRHEIKWTDPSVATALKTLAQVWGKQDYLAGGANGSLQLQFPNAVTQTFTGGDQPKSAMVYEGDFAQVNIGQTKSEIGTDAKVFPFPKVGDTVPVVSGGDAAVLFKDSPGAQALAAFLASPDAATVHAGLGGYLSPNKNVDFSAYPNDVQRTIAEALIKAGDDFRFDMSDQAPQAFGGTPGKGEWKDLQDFLKNPSDVAGAQAKLEANAAAAYGN, from the coding sequence ATGCGCAGCAGCACCAGCAGAACCGTGAAGACAGCCGCGGCGACCTTTCTCGCGGGAGCCCTGACGCTCTCGCTCACCTCGTGCGGCAGCGACGACGACAGCCCGAGCGGCGGCGAGAGCAGCAGCAAGGGAACGGAGACGACGACGGGGAGCGGGCTCACGCTTCCCAAGCTGAACGGCACCACGCTGGAGGTCGCCGCCGTCTGGTCGGGCGGCGAGCAGGCGAACTTCAAGAAGGTGCTGGCGGAGTTCGAGAAGCGGACCGGGGCGAAGGTGACGTTCGTCCCGGCGCAGGACCCGATCATCAACTTCCTGGGATCGAAGATCGCGGGCGGCAAACCGCCGGACATCGCGCTGCTGCCGCAGCCCGGCGCGATCAAGCAGGCGGTCGACCGGGGCTGGGCCAAGCCCGTGACGGGCGACGCGTTGAAGGAGGTCCAGAAGAACTACTCGCAGGGCTGGCAGGACATCGGCAAGGTGGGCGGCAAGCAGTACGGCGTCTACTACAAGGCCGCCAACAAGTCGCTGGTCTGGTACAACGCGAAGGTCTTCGAGAACGCGGGCGCGACCGAGCCGAAGACGTGGAGCGAACTCCTCGCCACCGCGCAGACGGTCTACGACTCCGGAGTGACGCCGTTCTCCGTACCGGGCGCGGACGGCTGGCCGCTCACCGACTGGTTCGAGAACGTGTACCTCTCGCAGGCGGGCCCCGAGAAGTACGACCAGTTGACCAGGCACGAGATCAAGTGGACGGACCCGTCGGTCGCCACGGCGCTGAAGACGCTCGCCCAAGTCTGGGGGAAACAGGACTACTTGGCGGGCGGCGCGAACGGTTCGCTGCAACTCCAGTTCCCCAACGCGGTGACGCAGACGTTCACCGGCGGCGACCAGCCGAAGTCGGCGATGGTCTACGAGGGCGACTTCGCGCAGGTCAACATCGGGCAGACGAAGTCGGAGATCGGCACCGACGCGAAGGTGTTCCCGTTCCCGAAGGTCGGCGACACGGTGCCGGTCGTCTCGGGCGGTGACGCGGCGGTGCTCTTCAAGGACTCGCCGGGCGCGCAGGCGCTGGCGGCGTTCCTGGCCTCGCCTGACGCGGCAACCGTCCATGCGGGGCTGGGCGGTTACCTCTCGCCGAACAAGAACGTCGACTTCTCGGCGTACCCGAACGACGTGCAGCGCACCATCGCCGAGGCGTTGATCAAGGCGGGCGACGACTTCCGCTTCGACATGTCGGACCAGGCGCCGCAGGCGTTCGGCGGGACACCGGGCAAGGGTGAGTGGAAGGACCTCCAGGACTTCCTGAAGAACCCGTCCGACGTCGCCGGCGCGCAGGCGAAGCTGGAAGCCAACGCCGCCGCCGCGTACGGGAACTGA
- a CDS encoding FHA domain-containing protein: MQIRLTVVDPQAPASETRGQAASCDVLVTAPAGTALSAVAAALSSAVTGEAPGSGAVVLYAGEQRLDTTRTTLGEPPLIDGAVLSLGVPAAPEAHPEIDDAPARLHVVAGPDAGGVHLLHGGQIRVGRSTDADVPLDDPDVSRVHCAVTLAPDGRVTVTDLGSTNGTTLDGVRVTDRPALFPPGALLRLGESALRLAPTGDATARVTTTPDGEGHVRVAPVRVGGENGATGHAHGTLAPEWGSRAGGPTGSGEGWQTGTGDGRPTGSGDGSGAGARGSRTDGRPAGSGDGSGAGAWGSHAGGRSAEAGDGSDAGARGSRAGGGLSVPGQGGAPRIENRAGGEARAGAESHAGAEDPAGADGRSGTRHAEADGHAASETRTGAERRAGGAGPGWSGRHAESGAQGSPTAPQGGAANRAGLDGYAGPSGAQGYAGTQGSGHQGYAGAQGHAGGDDRAEADSRAGADGRASGDGRARFDGTLPRGARPLGGRLSGAGSLSGPGSPSGAGPAAGAGSSFGPGSPAGAGAPSGGSAVASPSSPNSSGDTHGGRSGIGSPVTAPADGVDRPAQNASRMRAGDGVHGDVPQGGRKRGGLSAWARRLTGNRNAQEASGPQGYDAGERVSAGAPPVVASPGPEIWPDPAALLLTALGPGPRLWERAPGHPEFLTVRLATADRPTADGAVLPVVPVTAALREAGALGLAGPRPRLSGLARAVLAQFAALHSPDTLEIVLLTTDRARPPAERTAEWSWLGWLPHVRPAHSQECRLLLAHDHDQATARVAELLHRLDGREAPRAGGATEHPATPGDRPRASAPAHAASATSDAHAAGVPLPAQSRRPHPDEPHRHAPTDAPEGTGHPYGAEEPARRPSWAKPGSAPVFPGPYTVVVVDGDPGTPALREALVRLVRRGPEAGIHVLVLSETDPGSLALPVAGAYEAACAVVPLFRECGAVGLLGGDVATVLRLARVAPGGGPVGEGTAGAVDAVSAAWAERFARALAPLRPDATAGDRHARVAVPLPQSARLLDELGLARATPASLMARWADAADDADAVGGRALAVLGAGARGPVAADLVADGPHLLIEGPAGSGRTELLRAVVASLAAAERPDRLSVVLMDGRDSIGRSGEGLRVCTDLPHVTTHLTANDPVVMREFAQSLTSELKRRAELVGRTDFTDWHTHRSLSGRLVNQRTTTLQGASARQSQATSAQGASARQPQPATAQGAPGHAVPAQGAPQGATDLEAPPSTTLRLRPGAAKSRRDADVAPPLPRLIVVVDDLDALVSPALGSPGRPSAGSVTRALEAVAREGARLGVHLVAATGPGGRTAESEPARRATLRIALEAPGTAPDEPAAGRGRLATPDGRTALFQGGRVTGRIPRTATLRPTVTPLEWHRMGDPPARRTVRELGNGPTDLALLASALERAAREVSAAEVPSLLAT; encoded by the coding sequence ATGCAGATCCGGCTGACCGTCGTAGACCCGCAGGCCCCGGCCTCCGAGACCCGGGGTCAGGCAGCGAGCTGCGACGTGCTGGTGACGGCACCCGCGGGGACGGCGCTCTCGGCGGTCGCCGCCGCGCTGTCGTCCGCCGTGACGGGCGAGGCTCCCGGAAGCGGGGCGGTCGTCCTGTACGCGGGCGAGCAGCGGCTGGACACGACGCGCACGACGCTCGGCGAGCCGCCCCTGATCGACGGCGCGGTCCTCTCCCTCGGCGTCCCCGCCGCCCCCGAGGCCCACCCCGAGATCGACGACGCCCCGGCCCGCCTGCACGTCGTCGCGGGCCCCGACGCGGGCGGGGTGCACCTGCTGCACGGCGGCCAGATCCGCGTCGGCCGCTCCACCGACGCGGACGTGCCCCTGGACGATCCGGACGTCTCCCGCGTCCACTGCGCGGTCACCCTCGCTCCCGACGGGCGCGTCACCGTCACCGACCTCGGCTCCACCAACGGCACCACCCTCGACGGCGTCCGCGTCACCGACCGCCCGGCCCTCTTCCCGCCGGGCGCGCTCCTGCGCCTCGGCGAGTCCGCCCTGCGCCTCGCGCCCACCGGGGACGCCACGGCCCGCGTGACGACGACCCCGGACGGCGAGGGACACGTACGCGTCGCGCCCGTGCGCGTGGGGGGCGAGAACGGTGCGACCGGACACGCCCACGGCACGCTGGCCCCGGAGTGGGGGTCACGCGCGGGCGGGCCGACGGGCTCCGGCGAAGGCTGGCAGACGGGCACTGGCGACGGCCGGCCGACGGGCTCCGGCGACGGCTCTGGTGCCGGGGCGCGGGGCTCCCGCACCGACGGCAGACCTGCGGGCTCGGGCGATGGCTCTGGTGCCGGGGCTTGGGGCTCGCACGCGGGCGGCAGATCTGCGGAGGCGGGCGACGGCTCTGACGCCGGGGCGCGGGGTTCCCGTGCCGGCGGGGGGCTGTCGGTGCCGGGGCAGGGGGGTGCGCCGCGCATCGAGAACCGTGCGGGAGGTGAGGCGCGCGCGGGGGCGGAGAGCCACGCGGGCGCCGAAGACCCGGCGGGGGCGGACGGCCGCAGCGGGACCAGGCACGCGGAGGCGGACGGTCACGCGGCTTCTGAGACGCGGACCGGGGCGGAACGTCGCGCCGGGGGCGCGGGTCCCGGCTGGTCGGGGCGCCACGCGGAGTCCGGGGCTCAGGGCTCACCGACGGCCCCTCAGGGCGGGGCGGCGAACCGCGCGGGCCTCGACGGCTATGCCGGGCCCTCCGGGGCCCAGGGGTACGCCGGGACCCAGGGCTCCGGGCACCAGGGGTACGCCGGGGCTCAAGGACATGCCGGGGGCGACGACCGGGCCGAGGCTGACAGCCGCGCCGGGGCCGACGGGCGCGCCTCGGGTGACGGCCGCGCCCGGTTCGACGGCACGCTGCCCAGGGGCGCCCGTCCCCTCGGCGGGCGTCTCTCCGGTGCCGGCTCGCTCTCTGGCCCCGGCTCACCCTCCGGTGCCGGCCCTGCCGCCGGCGCCGGTTCCTCCTTCGGCCCCGGTTCCCCTGCCGGTGCCGGTGCCCCCAGCGGCGGTTCCGCCGTGGCCTCCCCCAGCTCCCCCAACTCCTCCGGCGACACCCACGGTGGCCGCTCCGGCATCGGCTCCCCCGTGACGGCCCCGGCCGACGGCGTCGACCGCCCCGCACAGAACGCCTCGCGTATGCGCGCCGGGGACGGTGTGCACGGGGATGTGCCGCAGGGCGGCCGTAAGCGTGGGGGCCTGTCCGCGTGGGCGCGGCGGCTGACCGGGAACCGGAACGCGCAGGAGGCGAGCGGGCCGCAAGGGTACGACGCCGGGGAGCGCGTGTCCGCCGGGGCGCCGCCGGTCGTCGCCTCGCCCGGTCCGGAGATCTGGCCCGACCCGGCCGCGCTGCTGCTGACCGCGCTGGGTCCGGGCCCGCGCCTGTGGGAGCGGGCCCCCGGGCACCCGGAGTTCCTGACGGTCCGGCTCGCCACGGCCGACCGCCCGACGGCCGACGGCGCCGTCCTGCCCGTCGTCCCGGTCACGGCGGCGCTGCGCGAGGCGGGTGCGCTGGGCCTGGCCGGTCCGCGTCCCCGGCTGTCGGGGCTGGCCCGCGCGGTCCTCGCGCAGTTCGCGGCGCTGCACTCGCCGGACACCCTGGAGATCGTCCTCCTCACGACCGACCGCGCCCGCCCGCCGGCCGAGCGCACCGCCGAGTGGTCCTGGCTCGGCTGGCTCCCGCACGTCCGCCCCGCGCACTCCCAGGAGTGCCGTCTCCTCCTGGCCCACGACCACGACCAGGCGACGGCCCGCGTGGCGGAGCTGCTGCACAGGCTGGACGGCCGGGAGGCCCCGCGCGCGGGAGGCGCCACCGAGCACCCGGCGACGCCCGGCGATCGGCCCCGCGCGAGCGCCCCGGCGCACGCCGCCTCCGCGACGTCCGACGCCCACGCGGCCGGCGTCCCCCTCCCGGCCCAGTCCCGCCGCCCGCACCCCGACGAACCCCACCGCCACGCCCCCACGGACGCCCCCGAGGGCACCGGCCACCCCTACGGCGCCGAGGAGCCCGCCCGCCGTCCTTCCTGGGCGAAGCCCGGGAGCGCGCCGGTGTTCCCGGGCCCGTACACGGTCGTGGTCGTCGACGGCGATCCCGGCACGCCCGCGCTGCGCGAGGCGCTGGTCCGGCTGGTCCGGCGGGGCCCCGAGGCCGGGATCCATGTGCTGGTGCTGTCGGAGACGGACCCGGGGTCGCTGGCGCTGCCCGTGGCGGGCGCGTACGAGGCGGCCTGCGCGGTCGTGCCGCTGTTCCGGGAGTGCGGGGCCGTCGGGCTGCTCGGCGGGGACGTGGCGACGGTGCTGCGGCTCGCGCGCGTCGCGCCGGGCGGCGGTCCGGTGGGTGAGGGGACCGCGGGCGCGGTGGACGCGGTGTCCGCCGCGTGGGCCGAGCGGTTCGCGCGTGCGCTGGCCCCGCTGCGGCCGGACGCGACGGCGGGCGACCGGCACGCGCGCGTGGCGGTCCCGTTGCCGCAGTCGGCCCGTCTGCTGGACGAGCTAGGGCTGGCGCGGGCCACTCCGGCGTCGCTGATGGCCCGCTGGGCGGACGCGGCCGACGACGCGGACGCGGTCGGCGGGCGTGCGCTGGCCGTCCTCGGCGCGGGCGCGCGCGGGCCGGTCGCCGCCGATCTCGTCGCCGACGGCCCGCACCTGCTGATCGAGGGGCCGGCCGGCAGCGGGCGCACCGAGCTGCTGCGGGCGGTCGTCGCGTCGCTGGCGGCGGCCGAGCGTCCGGACCGGCTGAGCGTCGTCCTGATGGACGGCCGCGACAGCATCGGCCGCTCGGGCGAGGGTCTGCGCGTGTGCACGGACCTGCCGCACGTCACGACGCACCTGACCGCCAACGACCCGGTCGTCATGCGGGAGTTCGCGCAGTCGCTGACGTCCGAGCTGAAGCGCCGCGCCGAACTCGTCGGCCGCACCGACTTCACGGACTGGCACACCCACCGCTCCCTGTCGGGCCGTCTCGTGAACCAGCGCACGACGACGCTCCAGGGCGCCTCCGCGCGCCAGTCGCAGGCCACCTCCGCGCAAGGCGCCTCCGCGCGCCAGCCGCAGCCCGCCACGGCGCAGGGCGCCCCCGGCCACGCCGTCCCCGCCCAGGGCGCGCCCCAGGGCGCGACCGATCTGGAGGCCCCGCCGAGCACCACCCTGCGCCTGCGCCCCGGCGCCGCGAAGTCCCGCCGGGACGCGGACGTCGCGCCGCCGCTCCCCCGCCTGATCGTCGTCGTCGACGACCTGGACGCGCTGGTCTCCCCGGCGCTCGGCTCCCCCGGGCGCCCGTCGGCGGGGTCGGTCACGCGCGCGTTGGAGGCCGTCGCGCGCGAGGGCGCGCGGCTCGGCGTGCACCTGGTGGCCGCGACCGGGCCGGGCGGGCGGACGGCCGAGTCGGAGCCCGCGCGCCGGGCGACGCTGAGGATCGCCCTGGAGGCGCCCGGGACGGCCCCGGACGAGCCCGCGGCGGGCCGGGGCCGCCTGGCCACGCCGGACGGCCGTACGGCGCTGTTCCAGGGCGGCCGGGTCACCGGGCGCATCCCCCGTACGGCGACGCTGCGGCCGACCGTCACGCCCCTGGAGTGGCACCGGATGGGCGATCCGCCGGCCCGGCGCACGGTGCGCGAGCTGGGCAACGGCCCCACCGACCTCGCGCTCCTGGCCAGCGCGCTGGAGCGGGCGGCCAGGGAGGTCTCGGCGGCGGAGGTGCCCTCGCTGCTGGCGACCTGA